The proteins below come from a single Alnus glutinosa unplaced genomic scaffold, dhAlnGlut1.1 scaffold_74_ctg1, whole genome shotgun sequence genomic window:
- the LOC133858244 gene encoding uncharacterized protein LOC133858244, translating into MEKLKSLVPDSLKRMVAASTPDDLPRTCSSLLNCFSHLEPFHQMVKDLTDRERVLCGKNKDAAMELKQKGNHCFFIGDYTTALTCYSQALRLAPIDADDKEKNLVATLYLNRASVLHKMNLLAECLRDCDRALQISTSYAKAWYRRGKVNASLGNYEDAARDLIIAKTFELSSGGRRQIESELQIISDQYKRTEVSMVPHNENNLDILDEQHQIKLKCVTTANKGRGMVSPSDIPPASLVHTEEPYAMIILKHCRETHCHYCLNELPADIVSCTSCSIPLYCSQRCQIQAGGQVLRDCLVNHGIHENLSDNLKTYISEIVLCTESEPHVDIPEHKHECQGGNWPAIFPSEIVL; encoded by the exons ATGGAGAAACTGAAATCTCTGGTTCCAGACAGCCTAAAGCGGATGGTGGCAGCGAGCACTCCTGATGATCTTCCGCGAACATGTTCTTCTCTTCTTAACTGTTTTTCTCATTTGGAGCCCTTTCATCAG ATGGTTAAAGATTTGACGGATCGAGAAAGGGTTCTCTGTGGTAAGAATAAAGATGCTGCTATGGAATTGAAGCAAAAGGGTAATCACTGCTTCTTCATTGGAGATTACACCACGGCTCTGACTTGCTATTCCCAG GCACTACGACTCGCTCCAATTGATGCTGATGACAAGGAAAAAAATCTAGTTGCAACTTTGTATCTCAATCGGGCTTCTGTGCTGCAT AAAATGAACCTTTTGGCAGAGTGCCTACGAGACTGCGATCGAGCTCTTCAGATTTCTACAAGCTATGCCAAG GCATGGTATAGGAGAGGTAAAGTAAATGCTTCTTTGGGAAACTATGAAGATGCAGCCCGTGACTTGATTATAGCTAAGACTTTTGAATTATCATCGGGTGGAAGGAGACAAATAGAAAGTGAACTCCAGATAATTTCAGACCAATATAAGAGGACAGAGGTTTCAATGGTACCACATAATGAGAATAATTTGGATATTTTGG ATGAGCAGCACCAAATAAAACTTAAGTGTGTAACCACAGCAAATAAAGGAAGGGGTATGGTTTCACCAAGTGACATCCCTCCAGCTTCCTTGGTTCATACTGAAGAACCTTATGCCATG ATAATATTGAAGCATTGCCGGGAAACTCATTGCCATTACTGCTTGAATGAACTGCCAGCAGATATAGTCTCCTGTACATCATGCTCAATACCATTGTACTGCTCGCAGCGCTGCCAAATACAAGCCGGAGGACAAGTACTCAGGGATTGTCTAGTGAACCATGGCATTCATGAAAATCTGTCTGATAATcttaaaacatatatttcagAGATTGTGTTATGCACAGAATCTGAACCACATGTTGACATTCCTGAACATAAGCATGAATGTCAAGGTGGAAACTGGCCTGCAATATTTCCATCTGAGATAGTTTTG
- the LOC133858245 gene encoding kinesin-like protein KIN-14E, whose translation MYLSRGTTTKIDVDKQKQEVKLQEELEELKESLRSDKQNLAKVTCNHGTPIKKQIIETVSLEEMISRLEKKKADEKDFPEKSFEQKCKVLKFQVLELVKKLEGVTQELVVVESTLAVRNCDLASLQNNLKELEELREVKEDMDRKNEQTAAILKMQGARLAELEVLYKEEQVLRKRYSNTIEDMKGKIRVFCRLRPLNEKEIAEKERDVLTSLDEFTVEHPWKDDKAKQHIYDHVFDGSATQKDVFEDTRYLVQSAVDGYNVCIFACGQTGSGKTFTIYGSENNPGVTPRAMTELFKIIRRDGNKFSFSLKAYMVEFYQDTLIDILSPKNAQRFRLNIKKYLKTPKMDINEFN comes from the exons ATGTATCTCTCTCGGGGAACTACAACCAAAATTGATGTTGATAAGCAAAAGCAAGAAGTAAAACTGCAAGAAGAGCTAGAGGAATTGAAAGAATCCTTGAGATCTGACAAGCAAAACCTAGCAAAAGTTACTTGCAATCATGGCACACCTATAAAGAAGCAGATTATTGAAACAGTATCATTGGAAGAAATGATATCTAGACTTGAAAAGAAGAAAGCTGATGAG AAAGATTTTCCTGAgaaaagctttgagcaaaaatGTAAAGTCTTAAAGTTTCAAGTTCTTGAACTTGTAAAGAAGCTTGAAGGGGTCACACAAGAGTTGGTTGTTGTTGAGTCAACTCTTGCTGTTAGGAACTGTGATTTGGCTTCATTACAAAATAATCTAAAGGAATTAGAGGAATTGAGAGAAGTGAAAGAA GACATGGATAGAAAGAATGAGCAAACTGCTGCCATTTTGAAGATGCAAGGGGCTCGACTTGCTGAGTTGGAAGTCCTTTATAAGGAGGAACAAGTTTTAAGAAAGCGTTATTCTAATACTATTGAAG ATATGAAAGGCAAGATCCGAGTTTTTTGTCGATTAAGACCTCTTAATGAGAAAGAGATtgctgaaaaagaaagagatgtaCTTACAAGTCTTGATGAGTTTACAGTTGAACATCCGTGGAAAGATGATAAAGCCAAGCAGCATATATACGATCATGTATTTGATGGAAGTGCTACTCAAAAAGACGTGTTTGAGGATACAAGG TATTTGGTGCAATCTGCTGTGGATGGGTATAATGTGTGCATATTTGCTTGTGGTCAAACTGGTTCTGGAAAGACATTTACAATATATGGATCTGAAAACAATCCTGGAGTTACTCCTCGAGCTATGACAGaactatttaaaattataagacGAGATGGCAACAAATTCTCATTTTCATTGAAG GCATATATGGTAGAGTTTTACCAAGATACACTTATAGATATACTTTCACCAAAAAATGCTCAACGCTTTAGATTGAATATTAAGAAATATTTAAAG ACTCCTAAAATGGatataaatgaatttaattga